One window of the Populus nigra chromosome 4, ddPopNigr1.1, whole genome shotgun sequence genome contains the following:
- the LOC133691363 gene encoding protein DETOXIFICATION 33-like produces MATDIIPLLPSQNDIGHHGQKLFSIVNEFGQESKRLWKLAGPAILTTICQNSLGALTQTFAGLVNEVDLAAVSVENSVIAGLAFGVMLGMGSALETLCGQAYGAGKLRMLGRYMQRSWIILLTTACLMIPIYVWSPPMLELFGETTQISEAAGKFARCMLPQLFAYAINFPIQKFLQAQGKVMATAWVSAVVLALHLLP; encoded by the exons ATGGCCACGGATATTATTCCACTTCTACCTAGCCAGAACGATATTGGGCATCATGGGCAAAAACTTTTTAGCATTGTTAATGAATTCGGGCAAGAATCAAAGAGGTTATGGAAGCTTGCAGGGCCAGCAATTCTTACTACCATATGTCAAAACTCGCTTGGTGCACTCACTCAAACCTTTGCGGGTCTCGTCAATGAGGTTGATCTTGCTGCTGTTTCTGTTGAGAATTCTGTTATTGCTGGTCTAGCATTTGGGGTCATG TTGGGAATGGGGAGTGCATTGGAGACACTATGTGGGCAAGCATATGGCGCTGGAAAGCTGAGAATGTTGGGCAGATACATGCAGAGATCATGGATCATTCTCTTGACAACGGCTTGCTTAATGATACCAATTTATGTTTGGTCTCCTCCCATGTTAGAGCTCTTTGGAGAGACGACTCAGATATCTGAAGCTGCTG GGAAATTTGCTCGGTGTATGCTTCCACAATTGTTTGCTTATGCAATTAATTTTCCCATTCAAAAGTTCTTGCAAGCACAGGGGAAAGTCATGGCCACGGCCTGGGTATCAGCTGTGGTACTGGCGTTACACCTTCTGCCATGA
- the LOC133690819 gene encoding small ribosomal subunit protein uS9c-like: MSISISSLASSLSSLSFSSQISQKPNTLSFSRSKSLSLSLSPYSNNNKQPFTLRVTATVASPETTTTDLKKLVKSRLPGGFAAQPIHGTGRRKCAIARVVLQEGTGKVIINYRDAKEYLQGNPLWLQYVKVPLVTLGYESSYDVFVKAHGGGLSGQAQAISLGVARALLKVSQNHRIPLKREGLLTRDSRIVERKKVGLKKARKAPQFSKR; encoded by the exons ATGTCAATCTCAATCTCCTCTCTTGCATCATCCCTCTCTTCACTCTCATTTTCCTCTCAAATTTCCCAAAAACCAAACACCCTTTCATTTTCTCGGtccaaatctctctctctctcactctcccCCTACTCCAACAACAACAAACAGCCCTTTACTCTCCGTGTCACCGCCACCGTTGCCTCTCCCGAAACAACTACCACGGACCTCAAGAAATTAGTGAAATCGAGACTCCCTGGTGGTTTCGCAGCTCAACCTATTCATGGCACTGGTCGCCGAAAATGCGCCATTGCTCGTGTCGTTCTTCAAGAAGGCACTGGCAAAGTTATAATCAATTATCGCGACGCAAAG GAATATCTCCAAGGTAATCCATTGTGGCTTCAGTATGTGAAAGTTCCACTGGTAACTCTGGGGTACGAGAGCAGCTACGATGTGTTTGTCAAGGCTCATGGAGGTGGCCTCTCTGGTCAGGCTCAGGCAATCTCCCTTGGCGTTGCTCGTGCATTGCTAAAGGTGAGTCAGAACCACAGAATCCCTTTGAAAAGGGAAGGGCTTCTAACCAGAGATTCGAGAATAGTTGAGAGGAAGAAGGTTGGTCTCAAGAAAGCTCGCAAGGCCCCACAATTTTCCAAACGTTGA
- the LOC133690587 gene encoding calcium-binding protein CML37-like, which translates to MVNAGEFEVVFRRLDEDGDGKVSPSELSHRLSLIGGDFLMKEAELAVESLDSDGDGLLGLEDLVRLMEAGGEEEKLHDLREAFHLYDIDNCGFIRAKDLKTMLGRLGESRSIDECEVMINKFDLNGDGVLSFEEFMVMMK; encoded by the coding sequence ATGGTTAACGCTGGAGAATTTGAAGTTGTTTTTCGCCGCCTTGATGAAGATGGTGATGGGAAGGTCTCACCATCTGAGTTAAGTCATCGTCTAAGTTTGATTGGAGGAGATTTCCTCATGAAGGAGGCAGAACTTGCTGTGGAGTCGTTGGACTCAGACGGAGATGGCTTGTTGGGATTGGAGGATCTTGTTAGGCTAATGGAAGCtggaggagaagaagagaagttgCATGATTTGAGAGAGGCTTTTCACTTGTATGATATAGATAATTGTGGGTTTATCAGAGCCAAGGACTTGAAAACAATGCTTGGTAGACTTGGAGAGTCAAGATCAATTGATGAATGCGAAGTGATGATAAACAAGTTTGACCTTAATGGGGATGGTGTTCTTAGCTTTGAAGAATTTATGGTTATGATGAAATGA